In one Methanomassiliicoccales archaeon genomic region, the following are encoded:
- a CDS encoding thiamine-phosphate synthase family protein: protein MIYDKEQIEMQGRMKIALDILESCEEFVSIIPEVRTNLVYTREKPRDRSDVLAVTGRITAVGGRPYASGKASFGASSHMARFLIAVHEKFPQVRAGINFANDKDLVPFLESYAKKKGWILCAIDRSHEPQEIVDIEGMSVPWKAKEVLRICGDRLPKLAYENGAVGKEPVTALLGEDPIEVVEQVCELAREYAKQRNPVAEVKVGKLTPEALERLILPHVGMINSSVIVPPKAGVDSGVIDIGNGNVLVIAEDPIFTLPGLPLSFFGWATVQIGASDVAVMGVKPQFMTYTLLLPPTAGDRDVTEIVSSVDKAAKELGISIVGGHTAYYPGITSPLVGGVTVFSIAKKEELITPMGAKPGDDVILTKGPGIEAVGALAILMREKLRPAIGNELLAKAEALAYRMTVVEDAEIARGKGGVTSMHDATEGGVMGGLFEVAKASDVGMRLDERLMVYPPEVRAVCEHLGIDPLKVISEGSLIITCKPDSSEKILTGLRERSIDASVIGKVTGRKEERLITRMDGTDENLAVPAVDEFWPMFFKALQG from the coding sequence ACAGATCGAAATGCAGGGCCGGATGAAGATCGCCTTGGATATCCTCGAGAGCTGTGAGGAATTCGTTTCGATCATCCCTGAGGTACGAACAAACCTGGTGTACACGAGGGAAAAGCCGCGGGACCGATCCGATGTCCTGGCGGTCACTGGAAGAATAACGGCTGTCGGAGGAAGACCGTACGCCTCCGGAAAAGCGTCTTTCGGGGCGTCAAGTCACATGGCCAGGTTTCTAATAGCGGTGCATGAGAAATTCCCCCAAGTCAGGGCTGGCATCAACTTCGCGAACGACAAGGACTTGGTCCCCTTCCTGGAATCCTACGCCAAAAAGAAAGGATGGATACTGTGCGCCATTGATCGATCGCACGAACCCCAGGAGATCGTGGATATCGAGGGCATGTCCGTGCCTTGGAAGGCCAAGGAGGTTCTGAGGATATGCGGGGACAGACTGCCCAAATTGGCATATGAGAACGGAGCCGTCGGAAAGGAACCGGTAACAGCCTTGCTCGGAGAGGACCCGATCGAAGTGGTAGAGCAGGTCTGCGAACTGGCCAGGGAATATGCCAAGCAAAGGAATCCTGTCGCGGAGGTCAAGGTGGGCAAGCTCACTCCAGAGGCCCTCGAACGGCTCATACTTCCTCACGTTGGAATGATCAACAGCTCCGTCATAGTTCCGCCCAAGGCCGGCGTCGATTCGGGAGTCATAGACATCGGGAACGGAAACGTGCTGGTGATAGCCGAGGACCCGATCTTCACCTTGCCTGGTCTGCCTCTGTCATTCTTCGGCTGGGCAACGGTGCAAATTGGGGCCAGCGATGTAGCGGTCATGGGCGTCAAGCCCCAATTCATGACCTACACACTATTGCTGCCACCCACGGCAGGCGACCGGGACGTGACCGAGATCGTAAGCTCAGTTGATAAGGCAGCCAAGGAGCTCGGCATATCCATAGTTGGCGGGCATACGGCATACTATCCTGGCATCACCTCACCTCTGGTCGGCGGAGTGACGGTGTTCTCAATAGCCAAGAAGGAAGAGCTCATCACCCCGATGGGAGCGAAGCCGGGCGACGATGTCATCCTGACCAAGGGACCGGGCATTGAGGCCGTGGGTGCGCTCGCGATCCTGATGAGGGAAAAGCTTAGACCGGCCATCGGAAATGAGCTGCTGGCAAAGGCGGAAGCACTGGCCTATCGAATGACGGTTGTGGAGGACGCCGAAATAGCCAGGGGCAAAGGGGGCGTGACCAGCATGCATGACGCCACAGAAGGAGGGGTCATGGGAGGGCTATTCGAAGTGGCCAAGGCGAGCGATGTGGGTATGAGGTTGGATGAACGTCTCATGGTATATCCGCCCGAGGTCAGGGCGGTCTGTGAACATCTGGGCATCGATCCCTTGAAGGTTATCTCGGAAGGTTCGCTCATCATCACCTGCAAGCCCGACAGTTCAGAGAAGATCCTGACCGGCCTAAGGGAACGATCGATAGACGCTTCGGTGATCGGTAAGGTGACCGGAAGGAAGGAGGAACGCCTGATCACCAGAATGGACGGCACGGACGAGAACCTGGCCGTACCCGCGGTGGACGAGTTCTGGCCTATGTTCTTCAAAGCCCTTCAGGGATAG
- a CDS encoding carboxymuconolactone decarboxylase family protein, whose product MAEGNPEGDRYSEERVQRVLDRVRKVYGQIPVVSEVLSSRPDMFIPYSELSSAILFKPKFMDQKTMELASIAAGSALGAEHCLMVHFKQASKYGASEDEMFDAVMVGAMMAMTSSQAVAYRVLAEFRDSTRQ is encoded by the coding sequence ATGGCAGAGGGCAATCCCGAGGGTGACCGCTATAGCGAAGAGCGCGTTCAGAGGGTCCTGGACCGGGTCAGGAAGGTCTACGGGCAGATCCCGGTGGTATCGGAGGTGCTTTCCAGCCGCCCAGACATGTTCATCCCTTATTCCGAACTCTCCAGCGCTATCCTGTTCAAACCGAAGTTCATGGACCAGAAGACAATGGAGCTGGCATCTATCGCGGCGGGGTCGGCGCTGGGTGCAGAACATTGTTTGATGGTCCACTTCAAGCAGGCCTCGAAGTATGGAGCGAGCGAGGACGAGATGTTCGATGCGGTCATGGTCGGGGCGATGATGGCGATGACCTCCAGCCAAGCCGTGGCCTACCGGGTGCTGGCCGAGTTCAGGGATAGTACTCGTCAGTAG
- a CDS encoding thiamine pyrophosphate-dependent enzyme, protein MEEMHGLKDIKRNEFFMSGHGACPGCGVAIAIKNVMRILGPDATVYVPASCAVVFSAQYPTSSFRTPYFFTAFENTGAVTTGIRAAYRRRGKKSLVVGIAGDGGTFDIGLQALSSALDRNEDIVYVCVDNEAFMNTGIQRSSSTPFGAWTTTSPVGSKVQGKRTFKKDLMKIVEAHDPPYAATLSIAHFNDFVRKVDKAKRMSGFRFLHILTPCVPGWKYESAMSMEIAKLAVETGMWTLFEYEEGESRTTYKPKQMLPVTEYLKLQGRFRHMGDDDIKTLQRWLCDKWYRNYGHEIEEPVCAIFKQEEMQLHHDKDDLHVF, encoded by the coding sequence ATGGAGGAGATGCACGGTCTCAAGGACATCAAGCGGAACGAGTTCTTCATGAGCGGCCATGGCGCCTGCCCCGGCTGTGGCGTGGCCATAGCCATCAAGAACGTGATGCGCATCCTCGGACCGGACGCCACCGTCTATGTCCCGGCCAGCTGTGCGGTCGTGTTCAGCGCCCAATATCCGACCTCATCCTTCCGGACACCCTACTTCTTCACCGCGTTCGAGAACACCGGAGCGGTCACCACCGGGATCAGGGCGGCATACCGACGCCGGGGAAAGAAATCGTTGGTGGTGGGCATAGCCGGAGACGGTGGTACGTTCGACATCGGGCTACAGGCCCTCTCCAGCGCCCTGGACCGGAACGAGGACATCGTGTACGTCTGCGTGGACAACGAGGCGTTCATGAACACCGGGATACAGCGCTCCTCATCCACCCCGTTCGGTGCCTGGACCACGACCTCGCCGGTCGGCAGCAAGGTACAGGGAAAGAGGACCTTCAAGAAGGACCTGATGAAGATCGTGGAGGCGCACGACCCACCCTATGCGGCAACGCTTTCGATCGCCCACTTCAACGATTTCGTTAGGAAGGTGGACAAGGCGAAACGCATGTCCGGGTTCCGATTCCTGCACATACTTACCCCCTGCGTCCCTGGGTGGAAGTATGAATCGGCCATGAGCATGGAGATCGCCAAGCTCGCGGTGGAAACGGGCATGTGGACGCTGTTCGAGTATGAAGAGGGCGAGTCGCGCACCACCTACAAGCCGAAACAGATGCTTCCGGTGACCGAATACCTGAAACTGCAGGGCCGCTTCCGTCACATGGGCGACGACGACATCAAGACGCTGCAGCGCTGGCTATGCGATAAATGGTACCGGAACTACGGGCACGAGATCGAGGAACCGGTGTGCGCGATATTCAAGCAGGAAGAGATGCAGCTGCACCATGACAAGGACGACCTGCACGTGTTCTGA
- the porA gene encoding pyruvate ferredoxin oxidoreductase, with protein sequence MVVKVISGDHAVAWGARLARVEVVPAFPITPQTLIVEQIAEFVNNGEMDADFIPVESEHSVMSVAVGASAGGVRTFTATASQGLALMHEMLYAAPQIRLPVVMANANRSLGAAAGIWLEHNDSMPERESGWLQCYVENNQEALDMTLQAFRLAEDHRVMLPVMICLDGFVLSHTVERVDIPDQAAVDGFLPKYVPVNVLDPDDPIVMNPICPPEYATEMRYQLDRAIDSAKIAIKEIDIDFSKRFGRSYGDLLDLYRMDGAEYAIVAIGTAATTSRLVVDRLRAEGKKAGLIRIRFMRPFPKGELIEAVSGLKALGVFDRSVSFNSYGPVFTEVRNALYGSVLPVTDHIAGLGGRDLTPEILSKVFQVVEDSMEKTPERDVYWHDLRGDM encoded by the coding sequence ATGGTAGTCAAGGTCATCAGCGGCGATCACGCTGTGGCGTGGGGTGCCAGGCTGGCAAGGGTGGAGGTCGTTCCGGCGTTCCCTATCACCCCGCAGACACTGATCGTGGAACAGATCGCCGAGTTCGTCAACAACGGTGAGATGGACGCCGATTTCATCCCGGTGGAGAGCGAGCACAGCGTCATGAGCGTGGCGGTCGGGGCCAGTGCCGGGGGCGTAAGGACGTTCACCGCCACAGCATCGCAGGGACTGGCGTTGATGCATGAGATGCTTTACGCCGCACCTCAGATCCGGCTGCCAGTGGTCATGGCCAACGCGAATCGTTCCCTCGGCGCCGCGGCCGGTATATGGCTGGAGCACAATGACTCGATGCCGGAGAGGGAATCGGGCTGGCTGCAGTGCTACGTTGAGAATAACCAGGAAGCACTGGACATGACCCTGCAGGCGTTCCGCCTGGCCGAGGACCACCGGGTCATGCTGCCGGTGATGATATGCCTGGACGGTTTCGTGCTTTCGCACACCGTGGAGCGCGTCGACATACCCGATCAGGCGGCTGTGGACGGTTTCCTGCCGAAATATGTCCCGGTGAACGTACTGGATCCGGACGATCCGATCGTTATGAACCCTATCTGCCCGCCGGAGTACGCCACGGAGATGAGGTACCAGCTGGACCGGGCGATCGATTCGGCAAAGATTGCTATCAAAGAGATCGATATCGATTTCAGTAAACGCTTCGGCCGTTCCTATGGCGATCTGCTGGACCTGTACCGGATGGATGGGGCGGAATATGCCATCGTGGCGATCGGCACCGCCGCCACAACGTCCCGCCTGGTCGTGGACCGGCTGAGGGCGGAGGGTAAGAAGGCGGGTCTGATCCGGATTCGCTTCATGAGGCCATTCCCTAAGGGGGAGCTTATCGAGGCGGTGTCCGGTCTCAAGGCATTGGGGGTGTTCGACCGTTCCGTTTCATTCAACTCATATGGACCGGTATTCACCGAGGTGAGGAACGCCCTATACGGGAGCGTTCTGCCGGTCACCGACCATATCGCCGGACTGGGAGGACGGGACCTCACGCCGGAGATCCTCTCCAAAGTGTTCCAGGTGGTCGAGGACAGCATGGAGAAGACGCCCGAACGCGATGTTTACTGGCATGATCTGAGGGGTGACATGTGA
- a CDS encoding 2-oxoacid:acceptor oxidoreductase family protein, translated as MFEVRFHGRGGQGAVMAAQAFAEAAVIEGLEAQAFPFFGAERRGAPVRAFARIDDQKIRIKSQIYRPDMLVILDESLLDIDPVGDGLKPEGSAVVNTRKGPEEVDLGVSVRCATVDATAVALEHIKAPIVNTSILGSMAKVQDLVSLRSIKAAIADRFGERLGPAAAEINAAAAQASFDRTKVGTCKGNREIAHREMWMPNWQDIPIGVTLPSGSYGKVNVGPGSSWQNMTGTWRTSSPHYLKEKCIRCLRCWFSCPEGCIHRLEDDYEKWDFRYCKGCGICAQVCPVNAIEMVKGVKEW; from the coding sequence ATGTTCGAGGTTCGTTTTCACGGTCGCGGCGGTCAGGGAGCGGTCATGGCGGCTCAGGCATTCGCCGAGGCAGCGGTCATCGAGGGCCTTGAGGCCCAGGCGTTCCCGTTCTTTGGCGCGGAAAGACGCGGGGCACCGGTGAGGGCATTCGCACGGATCGACGACCAGAAGATCCGGATCAAGTCCCAGATATACCGGCCGGACATGTTGGTCATACTGGACGAGTCCTTGCTCGACATTGACCCAGTGGGAGATGGGTTGAAGCCGGAGGGTTCCGCCGTTGTCAATACCCGGAAAGGGCCGGAGGAGGTCGATCTGGGCGTTTCCGTCCGTTGCGCCACGGTCGATGCTACCGCCGTTGCCCTGGAGCACATCAAGGCCCCCATCGTTAACACATCCATCCTGGGCTCCATGGCCAAGGTCCAGGACCTGGTCTCCCTGAGGTCGATCAAGGCAGCGATAGCGGACCGGTTCGGGGAGAGGCTCGGTCCTGCGGCCGCCGAGATAAATGCCGCCGCAGCCCAGGCATCGTTCGACCGGACCAAGGTGGGCACCTGCAAGGGCAACCGCGAGATCGCCCACCGGGAGATGTGGATGCCGAACTGGCAGGACATACCGATAGGCGTCACGCTTCCTTCTGGGTCATACGGCAAGGTCAATGTCGGCCCGGGCAGTTCCTGGCAGAACATGACCGGGACCTGGAGGACAAGCTCGCCCCACTATCTGAAAGAGAAGTGTATCCGCTGCCTTCGCTGCTGGTTCAGCTGTCCGGAAGGATGCATACATCGCCTCGAGGATGATTATGAGAAGTGGGATTTCCGGTACTGCAAAGGCTGCGGCATATGCGCCCAGGTATGTCCGGTGAACGCCATCGAGATGGTCAAGGGGGTTAAGGAATGGTAG
- a CDS encoding branched-chain amino acid transaminase: protein MTNKSKIWMDGKLVNWEDANVHILTHGLHYGGGVFEGIRIYNTPKGKAIFRLQEHMVRFYNSAKVIWLNIPFTMDELSEASKAVVRSSNPEDDYLRPLAYYGANPEGKIGLNPTKMPTKVSIVATHMGAYMGKEQLESGAKIITSTWEKPGNRSAMLNAKICGNYINSVVAKLEAVHRGFDEALMLNADGEVAEGTGENIFMVKKGVLYTPPLSAGILEGITRDSVSTIAKNLGYDIIEKSMTRSELYLADEVFMTGTAAEITPISYIDDISIGTGKAGPITKQLQQAFSAAVSGKDPMYESWLDYVQ from the coding sequence ATGACAAACAAATCAAAGATCTGGATGGATGGAAAGCTGGTTAACTGGGAGGATGCCAACGTGCATATCCTGACCCATGGCTTGCACTACGGGGGCGGTGTGTTCGAGGGCATCCGTATCTACAACACGCCCAAGGGAAAGGCGATATTCCGTCTGCAGGAGCACATGGTCCGGTTCTACAACTCCGCGAAGGTCATCTGGCTGAACATCCCGTTCACGATGGATGAGCTATCTGAGGCGTCCAAGGCGGTCGTCCGATCCAGTAACCCGGAGGATGACTATCTCAGACCGTTGGCGTACTATGGGGCGAACCCGGAGGGTAAGATCGGACTTAACCCGACCAAGATGCCGACCAAGGTCTCCATAGTCGCCACCCACATGGGCGCCTACATGGGCAAGGAGCAGCTTGAGTCCGGTGCCAAGATCATCACGTCGACATGGGAGAAACCTGGTAACCGGTCCGCCATGCTCAACGCCAAGATCTGCGGTAACTACATCAACTCGGTGGTTGCAAAGCTGGAGGCGGTCCACCGGGGATTCGATGAGGCACTGATGCTCAACGCCGACGGGGAAGTGGCCGAAGGGACCGGGGAGAACATCTTCATGGTCAAGAAGGGTGTGCTGTACACCCCGCCGTTGTCGGCAGGGATTCTGGAGGGCATAACCCGGGACTCGGTCTCCACCATAGCCAAGAACCTGGGCTATGATATCATCGAGAAGTCGATGACCCGGTCCGAGCTGTATCTGGCCGATGAGGTCTTCATGACCGGCACGGCGGCGGAGATCACCCCGATCAGCTACATCGACGACATCTCGATCGGAACGGGCAAGGCCGGACCGATCACCAAGCAGCTGCAGCAGGCCTTCAGCGCCGCGGTGAGCGGGAAGGACCCGATGTACGAATCTTGGCTGGACTATGTCCAGTAA
- a CDS encoding acetolactate synthase — MQVMSMVVNDEFGVMQRILQEFTRRKINVETIVVGKCEIPGKARVVLTIVDKVQAERSVEALSRLHDIIQCELVDETRQESYALASNSFGRVRLIGSIEEVDSMVDNAKPDKFIKAVNAI; from the coding sequence ATGCAAGTAATGTCAATGGTCGTCAACGACGAGTTCGGCGTGATGCAGCGAATACTCCAGGAGTTCACCCGGAGGAAGATCAACGTCGAAACGATCGTGGTAGGCAAGTGTGAGATCCCGGGAAAGGCGCGGGTGGTCCTGACCATCGTGGACAAGGTCCAGGCCGAGAGGTCGGTCGAGGCGCTCTCACGGCTTCACGATATAATCCAATGTGAGCTGGTCGATGAGACCAGGCAGGAATCGTACGCGTTGGCGAGCAACTCCTTCGGAAGGGTACGGTTGATCGGCAGCATCGAAGAGGTCGATTCGATGGTCGACAACGCCAAACCTGACAAGTTCATAAAAGCGGTCAACGCTATCTGA
- a CDS encoding amino acid ABC transporter ATP-binding protein, producing MVTPLIEMKDIHKRFGDNEVLKGISVKIMPNEVVVIIGVSGSGKSTLLRCMNRLTDPDSGDVIFEGYSIMQKGIDIDLIRSHMTMVFQSFNLFMHLTAKDNVSLALRKVKKLSHEETEKITLDALHRVGLDDKADAFPGQLSGGQQQRVAIARAFAMNPKVILFDEPTSALDPELIGEVLEVMKNLANTSGMAMVVVTHEMGFAREVADRVIFMDQGVIAEEGTPEEMFTNPKNERTRSFLKRILKEGEYREPVPLCETKDESN from the coding sequence ATGGTAACGCCTCTTATCGAAATGAAGGACATTCACAAGAGGTTTGGGGATAATGAGGTACTGAAAGGCATTTCGGTCAAAATAATGCCGAACGAGGTCGTTGTCATTATTGGAGTCTCAGGCAGCGGTAAAAGCACTTTATTGAGGTGCATGAACCGTCTGACAGACCCTGATTCTGGCGATGTGATCTTCGAAGGTTATAGTATAATGCAGAAAGGGATTGACATCGACCTGATCCGTTCTCATATGACGATGGTCTTCCAGAGCTTCAATCTCTTCATGCACCTGACTGCCAAGGACAACGTTTCCTTGGCGCTCAGAAAGGTCAAGAAACTGAGTCATGAGGAAACAGAGAAGATAACCCTTGATGCGTTGCATAGGGTCGGTCTGGATGATAAGGCTGACGCCTTCCCGGGACAGCTGTCTGGCGGGCAGCAGCAAAGAGTCGCTATCGCCAGAGCGTTCGCCATGAACCCGAAAGTGATCCTGTTCGATGAACCTACTTCAGCCTTGGATCCTGAGCTGATCGGGGAGGTCCTGGAGGTCATGAAAAACCTCGCAAACACATCGGGTATGGCTATGGTCGTCGTGACCCATGAGATGGGCTTCGCCAGAGAGGTGGCCGACAGGGTCATATTCATGGATCAAGGAGTGATCGCTGAGGAAGGCACTCCTGAGGAGATGTTCACGAATCCTAAGAATGAAAGGACCCGCTCGTTCCTTAAGAGGATACTGAAGGAAGGCGAGTATAGGGAACCAGTGCCATTGTGTGAAACCAAGGACGAGAGTAATTAG
- a CDS encoding amino acid ABC transporter permease gives MNLRQNMLTQKRTLTTIAVIIVIIIAYVLASGSSIITSNSDRFINAILVTLEISIFSIVIGYAIGIIVGLGRISNNFFIKGISTVYVEILRGTPLLIQIFFIYYGLPALHINIDALPTIIFALGMNSGAYQAEIIRGGIQSIPKGQMEAARSSGMSYFQAMRHVILPQSFRLIIPPITNEYVTVIKDSSLAYVISLVELTKLGNILEAQTFQPFIIFPFLALVYFTLTYATSNIMGLVERKYRIPGYMESG, from the coding sequence GTGAACCTAAGGCAGAACATGTTGACCCAAAAAAGAACGCTGACCACGATCGCGGTCATAATAGTGATCATAATTGCCTATGTTCTCGCGTCCGGCTCCTCGATTATTACTTCAAACTCAGACCGGTTCATCAATGCCATATTGGTGACATTGGAGATATCCATTTTTTCAATCGTGATAGGTTATGCAATAGGAATAATTGTAGGTTTGGGGAGGATCTCTAACAATTTCTTTATAAAAGGAATTTCAACGGTGTATGTGGAAATCCTTCGCGGGACTCCTCTTCTCATTCAGATATTCTTCATCTATTATGGATTGCCAGCTCTTCACATCAACATCGATGCGTTACCAACGATAATATTCGCTCTAGGAATGAACAGCGGAGCATACCAGGCTGAAATCATCCGAGGCGGGATTCAATCGATTCCAAAAGGGCAGATGGAAGCGGCAAGATCGTCCGGTATGTCTTATTTCCAGGCAATGAGGCATGTTATTCTTCCCCAGAGCTTTAGGCTCATTATCCCGCCAATTACTAACGAGTATGTGACAGTGATCAAGGATTCATCTCTAGCTTACGTCATCAGCTTGGTTGAGCTTACCAAATTAGGCAATATTCTTGAAGCCCAAACTTTCCAGCCTTTCATAATATTCCCATTCCTGGCTTTGGTCTATTTTACTTTGACTTATGCGACCTCAAATATCATGGGCCTGGTCGAACGAAAATATCGTATTCCCGGATACATGGAGAGTGGGTAA
- a CDS encoding ABC transporter substrate-binding protein, producing MIISIKSENKPEKCPIFDINQWFVSDVLLNLIITIGRIMTESAEKTPSPAQAPIKKGKKTWMVALAAVVVVVLLVLVVVMGGFLNSNESTLDKIKKQGKIVMATEASFDPFESYNGTNIVGFDIDLAQKITENVSKSLNMSIQLEVKDYVFKNIPAALQTKSIDMSLSGMTITDLRNKSVLFSTPYYMMQGGLGLLVRSSFDSVHNISDLAGKKIVVNTGTTSEDWVQKNLTSKGLISTPTSLDTIDGCVQDVISGHSDIFIIDNSTCAAYVDKTAGAVKVAAVIPGVEPYGVAMNLGSTDLKAIVDKTINGMITSGEMQALMVKWKLV from the coding sequence ATGATCATCAGTATCAAAAGTGAGAATAAGCCAGAAAAATGTCCAATATTTGACATTAACCAGTGGTTCGTGTCGGACGTACTTTTAAATTTGATAATAACAATCGGCAGAATCATGACAGAATCTGCGGAGAAAACTCCGTCACCAGCGCAAGCCCCAATCAAGAAGGGCAAAAAGACCTGGATGGTCGCTTTGGCGGCCGTCGTCGTTGTGGTCCTTCTTGTCTTGGTAGTGGTCATGGGTGGGTTCCTCAATTCAAATGAGAGCACCCTCGACAAGATCAAGAAGCAAGGAAAGATCGTAATGGCAACCGAGGCTTCTTTCGACCCATTCGAATCCTATAATGGAACAAACATTGTTGGATTCGATATCGATTTGGCACAGAAGATTACTGAGAATGTTTCTAAGTCCCTCAATATGAGCATTCAGCTTGAGGTAAAGGACTACGTTTTTAAGAATATCCCAGCCGCATTACAGACTAAGTCAATCGACATGAGCCTTTCTGGAATGACGATAACTGACCTTAGGAATAAATCAGTCCTGTTCAGCACCCCGTATTACATGATGCAAGGTGGATTGGGCCTTCTGGTAAGGTCATCTTTTGACAGTGTGCACAATATCTCTGACCTGGCAGGTAAGAAGATAGTCGTGAACACTGGAACAACTTCGGAGGACTGGGTTCAGAAGAATTTGACCTCAAAAGGATTAATTTCGACTCCGACCTCCTTAGACACAATAGACGGCTGCGTCCAAGACGTCATCTCGGGACACTCCGATATCTTCATCATCGACAACTCCACCTGCGCTGCATATGTGGATAAGACTGCTGGAGCAGTAAAAGTTGCGGCGGTTATCCCTGGAGTTGAGCCTTACGGTGTGGCCATGAACTTGGGCTCCACCGATTTGAAGGCCATCGTAGATAAAACCATCAACGGGATGATTACCAGCGGAGAAATGCAGGCTCTGATGGTGAAGTGGAAACTGGTCTAA
- a CDS encoding kinase, translated as MNEKVLIRSKAPLRMSFAGGGTDVSPYSEERGGIVLSTTIDKYAYCTISPRCDSEITIKSLDFGKTETWQANGNLMRYDGNLDIIKAVLKHFDVKQGFDMFLHCEAPPGSGLGGSSTVIVSIIGATAEWLGIPLSQYEIARLAYVLEREELKFQGGKQDQYAAVFGGFNYMEFKGSDVIVTPLRIKNDILNELHYNLLLCYTGRTRDSGNIIQEQKRGYSQGKEQVISALDNAKRLATETKDALMKGEIHRIGELLDESWQFKKRFTESISNEYIDKIYSTARSNGAIGGKISGAGGGGFMFFICEYDKKHLVANELQKLGVESVPFNFDKYGLQTWRYRT; from the coding sequence ATGAACGAGAAGGTGCTCATAAGGAGCAAGGCGCCGTTGAGGATGAGCTTCGCCGGAGGCGGGACCGATGTCTCACCGTACAGCGAGGAGAGGGGGGGCATCGTCCTCAGCACGACCATCGACAAGTACGCCTATTGCACCATATCGCCTCGCTGCGACAGCGAGATCACCATCAAATCGCTCGACTTCGGCAAGACCGAAACCTGGCAGGCCAACGGCAACCTGATGCGCTATGATGGCAACCTGGACATCATCAAGGCGGTGCTGAAGCACTTCGATGTGAAGCAGGGATTCGACATGTTCCTGCACTGTGAGGCGCCGCCAGGGTCCGGACTGGGCGGATCGTCCACGGTCATCGTCTCCATCATCGGCGCCACCGCCGAATGGTTGGGAATACCATTATCTCAATACGAGATCGCCCGGCTGGCATACGTGCTCGAACGGGAGGAGCTCAAGTTCCAGGGCGGGAAGCAGGACCAGTATGCGGCGGTGTTCGGCGGCTTCAACTACATGGAGTTCAAAGGCAGCGATGTGATCGTGACGCCGCTGCGCATCAAGAACGACATACTGAACGAGCTGCACTACAACCTCCTCCTCTGCTACACCGGCAGGACTCGCGATTCTGGCAACATCATCCAGGAGCAGAAGAGGGGCTACTCCCAGGGCAAGGAGCAGGTCATCTCCGCGCTGGACAACGCGAAACGTCTGGCCACCGAGACCAAGGACGCACTGATGAAGGGCGAGATCCATCGCATCGGCGAACTGCTGGACGAGTCCTGGCAGTTCAAGAAGCGTTTCACCGAATCGATATCCAACGAATACATAGACAAGATATACAGCACCGCCCGGTCCAACGGGGCCATCGGCGGCAAGATCTCTGGGGCGGGGGGCGGAGGTTTCATGTTCTTCATTTGCGAGTACGATAAGAAACATCTGGTGGCGAATGAGCTGCAGAAGCTGGGAGTGGAGAGCGTCCCGTTCAACTTCGACAAGTACGGGCTGCAGACCTGGAGGTACCGCACATGA